GTCGCTCATCGCCTACCGCATCCCGCGGCCGAGCGCGGGGCGCGCCGCCGTCCTGAGCGTCCTGTTGAACGACCTGGCGCTGGTGGCGATCGGCGTCGTGGCCAGCCTGACGTTCGGGCTGCAGAACTACCTGCTGGTGCAGCTGCCGGTGATCGTCATCGCCTGGACCGTGGGCGTGTGGCTGTTCTACGTGCAGCACCAGTTCGAAGGCGCGCACTGGAGCCGCCACGAGGAGTGGGAGCCGATCGAGGCCGCGTTGATGGGCAGTTCCTACTACAAGCTGCCGCGGGTGCTGCAGTGGTTCACCGGCAACATCGGGCTGCACCACATCCACCACCTGCGCCCGCGCATCCCCAACTACCACCTGCAGGCATGCCAGGATTCGGTGCCGACGCTGCAGCACATCGAGCCGCTGACGCTGCGACGCAGCCTGCGGTCGATGGCCATGAACCTGTGGGACGAGCGGCAGCAGAAGCTGGTCAGCTTCCGCGCGGTCAAGGGACTGCCGCGGCGGCGGGAATGGCGAACAACCTCGCCGATG
The sequence above is drawn from the bacterium genome and encodes:
- a CDS encoding fatty acid desaturase, producing the protein MVYTRLQGWPYLVTLILALPTAALMMRVFIFFHDCCHDSFFASRRANRIVGTITGILTFTPFDDWKYSHIKHHTTAGDLDNRGTGDVWTMTVEEYLASSRRKRLGYRLVRNPFFLLLIVPFYLSLIAYRIPRPSAGRAAVLSVLLNDLALVAIGVVASLTFGLQNYLLVQLPVIVIAWTVGVWLFYVQHQFEGAHWSRHEEWEPIEAALMGSSYYKLPRVLQWFTGNIGLHHIHHLRPRIPNYHLQACQDSVPTLQHIEPLTLRRSLRSMAMNLWDERQQKLVSFRAVKGLPRRREWRTTSPMR